The DNA sequence taccgatatcggcagccatgttttttttttgttttcacagctgattcAGACGTGCGTCGGCATAGTAACACTCCACTCTAGTAACATTCTGCTCCGTGCTGAACCCTATGGAAATgcgtgccggtgctggtgccggtgctttaccagaaccagctcaacgtcagcaccggcaccagcaccggcacagCCCTGGTCGAAAAGAGAtatatggggactattttcagatgctgcttacgatatcactgcgcctatggtacgtttgcaagttgccttgattattacgccagatgagagtgtagttccatgtcaaatcagcctagaaaaacgtcaggtttcattttcagttggtcttattgcactttctaacttgagaggaaacacgttttaaatgggaaaattaccagaaatcttagtcacttttaaacatgaagctagcaggcgagaagctaatggtctaatccgattcaatgatctatgctaggctgaagctaaaagttgtagcctatcgccagactcacagaatggctggatgaacgggaacaaggtaaatatcgattgttttgctcgaggggaggtggaaaatgagcgtatttccaaaaatggtggaatatccctttaagtagcctaaacgtTTTCACGTGGTCAAGTCATAAAGGTGCAACTGTCTGCCATCATCTGTGGGATATGTAAACAAGGACCTAGAAAACATCAGTCAAGTGGATTAGTTCAACTAATTTTAGAGCATGGGTGAATTAACCATGTAATTTTGATTATGACCAGCTTTTCTGATTTGCAGCTTTAAGCGACGTAGCCTACCTTTGAAATCACCATGAGTCATGCTGATGTTCCCGGAGCATTGCGATTCTGCAATCGCCACGCTAAAAATAGGCTACACTGTAGACCACTGAGCAAAGTAGCTGACAGCCTATGCCATTTTGTTCGACAGTTTTCGATTGAGTAGCCTACGTCTTGACATTTCTTCCTGGTTCCAACGAATCGAATCAGTTGAcgaatttattttaattttggcTATACTGTCTGCCTAATGCGGTCATCTGACACCGTACGCCCcgaatgtgaatgtgttgagGAATCGAAACCGAAACTAATGTGGGTTACTGTTAAATAAACTCATTCAGGTCCCGTTCGGTGTATGGTGGAGCTGTATTTTCCTGGTGCTTTAATGCGACTGTTAAATAATAGTTCGATATAATAGCGCGATCTAATTTCTCACTCGACAATGAGTTCGGAGGAGAAAATACTTTCTTACTTGAAGGGTTGTCCAACAGGTGCAACCTACAGTGCTTTACAGATAGCCAAAGCAGTGGGACTGGATAAAAAAGAGGTGAACAGACTTTTGTATAGTCTCAGGAGTACGGACCAATTGCATGGGTCAGATGATTGCCCCCCTAAGTGGTCCTTACTCACGACAAAAAAGGTAGATACACCTGAAGTGTCAAAAAAACTACTGTCAAAAGAGGAACAGGACTCAATAATGACACTTTTGAAGACCAACGCAGATGGAAAAGGAATGACTGCAGGAGAAATATCTAAAAACTGCAACCAGGAGCGCAAGTCTGTTAAAAAATTACTTTATGACCTGCATGAAAAGGGCAAAGTGGAAAAGTTAACCGGAAAACTCTGGACACTCACTGTAAGTGGCAGCGAAGACTCAGACAGGTAAGGTGGAGGACATTGTTCAGAACTCATCAccatcatgatgatgatgtagcCTAACCTATGACGATTTGTGATTTTCAGTGACTTTGCAGAGGATCCCAATGATAAACCAGCGTCAGGTTTAAGGTAGGTCAGGTGTGACTTATCCAGCACCAAATAAGCTAGATATTGAAGCTGATATGAGGTGAAGTCATATTTAACATATTTctcctttttcatttcaaagtatctcAAGGGATTTTGAACTTGTCAAAGAACTCGGTGAGGGAGGTTTTGGATATGTTTGTCAAGTGAAGCACAAAATGGATGGCAAGTTCTACGCAATGAAGATAGTTGAATATGACCGgtaaatatgtaaataataGGTTTTTTTATATTGTCTAATGAATCTGTGTcctattgataaaaaaaaaattcatgaTTTTGTCATCCTAAGGGATGCAGAGCGTGAGGTTCAGGCCCTGGCTGAGTGTGACCATGCAAACATAGTTCGATACTTCACAGCATGGCCTGGGGAGTTCAACCGGACAGCTTTTGGTGTCCACAGCACATCTGAACAATCATCATCCGATTCTCAGTAAGAATGATCAATATTTTTTCCAGCTGAAGTGTATTGCTAGGTTTATTCATAGAGACTATGATAATTATTTTGATGTCATGCATATATTTCAACAGAACCAACACTGACGATGAGAACAGTGAATTAACAAGTGATGGTCACTCTTCACTTGAATCAAagagcagtaggcctaccacaaaTTCCAGGTAAATATGCCTCCAGTTGCTCATGCCACTTCTAGCCTAAATAGTTTTACCCATACACCATCAGGGACTCTACACAGGCCATCACAATTTGTTTGTGCAGTGAATGTACTCTTCCAGTGCTGGAGGAatgctaaaatatgtttttgatcTTTTATTATTCCTATTTAgtttcattacctccgccaaggaggttatgtttttattggggtttgtctgtttgtctttctgtttgtttatctgtctgtctgtctgtttgttagcaagataattcaaaaagtcatggatggattttgatgaaaatgtcagggaaggtcagaaatgacccaaggaaaaaacattacattttgggagtgatctgtatcaccgtcgggattccagaggcgtttatgttttttgtttagcggtgtaatggcatggtatggccacgtggtggcgatttGAATAGTTTagattcaaatgtatgacaacctaggaagaacaatacaggcggaggccTGCAGAGTACTTTTCTAGCTATTATTATTTTGCATATTTGTCAGGTGTTTACAATATAGTTTGCAATGTAACTGTTCCATTGTTCTCTCTGTCAGAAGAGGGAAGTATTCTTGGCTGTTCATTCAGATGGAGTTCTGTGAGAAAGGAACTCTTCACAGCTGGTTAGAGGACAGGAACTTTGGGAAGTCACAGAGGACCAGGGAGGATGCTCTTAAGGTGTTTCAGCAAGTTGTCTGCGGAGTGGAGTACATCCATTCAAAAGGACTCATTCACAGAGACCTGAAGGTGATAATGAGTGTCAGAACATTCTCTGTATACTGAGCAAACATGTTAGTTACAGTTTGtgcagtggaatcattcaatgAAATAGGCAGTCAACTATGAATTCCACTGGATTATTGTTACAGATATGAGTTTAATCAAATAAGCTTTCTGTGAGCATGTAGAATGTATGTGATCTTGCACTTCAGTCAGTGACATATGGTGCCAAAGCTCATGTTGAGTTTACATTTTTATTCAGTGTTTTGTTCCGTGACTTCAAGTGAATTTATGTTAGCCTAGTTGTGACAATAATGCTTTTTTGTGCTTCAGCCTGAAAATATATTGTTTGCGAAAGACTACACTGTCAAGATTGGAGACTTTGGGCTGGTGACATCACTAACAAACCAGAATGGTGGCATGATGAAAAGGA is a window from the Sardina pilchardus chromosome 18, fSarPil1.1, whole genome shotgun sequence genome containing:
- the pkz gene encoding protein kinase containing Z-DNA binding domains — translated: MKVTPTKDLSSDIHQDNFIGILSKYCQQRELTHYFMAVEHKMHPLNPEFIYKVVIGRVEYPEGCGKTIKVAKKQAAQLAWSKIQDQPQCHSDFAEDPNDKPASGLSISRDFELVKELGEGGFGYVCQVKHKMDGKFYAMKIVEYDRDAEREVQALAECDHANIVRYFTAWPGEFNRTAFGVHSTSEQSSSDSQTNTDDENSELTSDGHSSLESKSSRPTTNSRRGKYSWLFIQMEFCEKGTLHSWLEDRNFGKSQRTREDALKVFQQVVCGVEYIHSKGLIHRDLKPENILFAKDYTVKIGDFGLVTSLTNQNGGMMKRTKGRGTPSYMSPEQQDQRKYDEKTDIFPLGLICFELLWKVSSGSERAKIWPDLRNQVFPDEFCCTYSSEHKLISKMLSKTTEMRPAAAEIARFIKHFLLSETGMLNQKTV